Proteins encoded together in one Undibacterium sp. CCC3.4 window:
- a CDS encoding Gfo/Idh/MocA family oxidoreductase, with protein sequence MSKTIKVALAGAGAFGIKHLDGIRLIEGVEVVSLVSRDLEKTAQIAARYGIAHVTTDLAESLALPEVDAVILCTPTQLHAEQAIACLKAGKHVQVEIPLADSLAGAEAVAAAARSSGLVAMCGHTRRFNPSHQYVHEQMRSGAFRLQQMDVQTYFFRRSNMNALGEARSWTDHLLWHHAAHTVDLFAYQSGGEIIAANAMQGPIHPQLGIAMDMSIQLKSSTGAICTLSLSFNNDGPLGTYFRYIGDSATYLARYDDLYNGKEEKIDVSQVDVSMNGIELQDREFFAAIREGREPNSSVALVLPCYRVLQQLAEQLQTQ encoded by the coding sequence ATGAGCAAGACCATCAAAGTCGCACTGGCCGGTGCCGGTGCCTTCGGCATCAAGCATCTCGATGGCATTCGCTTGATCGAGGGTGTGGAAGTGGTGTCCTTGGTCAGTCGCGACCTGGAAAAAACCGCGCAGATCGCGGCGCGTTACGGGATCGCCCATGTGACGACGGACTTGGCCGAGAGTTTGGCCTTGCCGGAAGTGGATGCGGTGATTCTGTGTACGCCGACCCAGTTACACGCCGAGCAAGCCATCGCTTGTCTGAAGGCGGGCAAACATGTGCAAGTCGAAATTCCCTTGGCCGATAGTTTGGCCGGTGCCGAAGCGGTGGCTGCAGCGGCGCGCAGCAGCGGGTTGGTGGCGATGTGTGGTCATACTCGGCGCTTTAATCCCAGTCATCAATATGTTCACGAACAGATGCGCAGCGGGGCCTTCCGCTTGCAGCAAATGGATGTGCAAACCTATTTTTTCCGGCGCAGCAATATGAATGCGCTCGGCGAGGCACGCAGCTGGACTGACCATTTGCTCTGGCATCATGCGGCCCATACGGTCGATCTGTTCGCTTATCAGAGTGGCGGTGAAATCATTGCGGCCAATGCCATGCAAGGGCCGATCCACCCGCAGCTCGGGATTGCCATGGATATGTCGATCCAGCTCAAAAGCAGCACCGGCGCGATTTGTACCCTGTCTTTGAGTTTTAATAATGATGGACCGCTCGGTACTTACTTCCGTTATATCGGCGACAGCGCGACCTACTTGGCACGTTACGATGATCTGTACAACGGCAAGGAAGAAAAAATCGATGTCAGTCAGGTTGACGTATCGATGAATGGCATCGAGCTGCAGGATCGCGAATTTTTTGCCGCTATCCGCGAAGGCCGCGAACCGAATTCCAGTGTCGCCTTGGTACTGCCATGTTATCGCGTGCTGCAGCAATTGGCCGAGCAACTGCAAACCCAATAG
- a CDS encoding class III extradiol dioxygenase subunit beta, producing MSDQQARITASVYTSHVPAIGAALDLGKSAEPYWKPVFDGYAPSQEWLKENTPDVIFLVYNDHATAFSLEMIPTFAIGCAAQFQPADEGWGPRPVPVVNGHPELAAHIAQSVIQQNFDLTIVNKMDVDHGLTVPLSLLFGQPEQWPCAVIPFAVNVVQYPAPSGRRCFELGKALRRAITSYDKPLKVQVWGTGGMSHQLQGARAGLINREFDNAFLDRLIAEPDGLADLAHIDYLREAGSEGIELVMWLIARGAMDDVAGAAAAKLVQRFYHVPASNTAVGHLILEN from the coding sequence ATGAGTGATCAGCAAGCCCGTATTACTGCCAGTGTGTACACCTCGCATGTGCCGGCCATCGGTGCCGCTCTCGATCTTGGCAAGAGTGCTGAGCCGTATTGGAAACCGGTATTTGATGGTTATGCACCATCGCAGGAATGGCTCAAAGAGAACACGCCGGATGTGATTTTTTTGGTCTATAACGATCACGCCACGGCCTTCAGCCTGGAAATGATACCGACCTTCGCGATCGGTTGCGCGGCGCAATTTCAGCCGGCCGATGAAGGTTGGGGGCCACGTCCGGTGCCGGTAGTGAACGGGCATCCGGAATTGGCAGCGCATATTGCGCAATCGGTGATACAGCAAAATTTTGACCTGACCATCGTCAATAAAATGGATGTCGATCATGGTTTGACAGTGCCGCTGTCGCTGCTGTTCGGTCAGCCCGAACAATGGCCATGTGCCGTGATTCCCTTCGCCGTCAATGTGGTGCAATATCCGGCACCGTCGGGACGGCGCTGTTTCGAGCTCGGCAAAGCACTGCGCCGTGCCATCACTTCCTATGACAAGCCGCTCAAGGTACAGGTGTGGGGTACCGGTGGCATGAGTCATCAATTGCAGGGCGCACGCGCCGGCTTGATCAACCGTGAATTTGACAATGCTTTTCTCGATCGCCTCATCGCCGAGCCCGATGGTTTGGCCGATCTCGCGCATATTGACTACCTGCGTGAAGCCGGTTCGGAAGGCATAGAATTGGTGATGTGGTTGATTGCGCGTGGCGCGATGGATGATGTCGCCGGTGCCGCCGCAGCAAAACTGGTGCAGCGCTTTTACCATGTGCCGGCCTCGAATACGGCGGTCGGTCATTTGATTTTGGAGAATTAA
- the ligA gene encoding protocatechuate 4,5-dioxygenase subunit alpha produces MALEKPYQDIPGTTIFDAEQSRLGYHLNQFCMSLMKAANRLRFKADERAYLDEWPMTEEQKQGVLTRDLNRCLAAGGNIYFLAKIGATDGLSFQYMAASMTGMSQSDYAAMMLAGGRHIDGNRYIGEEKK; encoded by the coding sequence ATGGCCTTGGAAAAACCCTATCAAGATATTCCCGGTACGACGATCTTCGATGCCGAACAATCGCGTCTTGGTTATCACCTCAATCAATTCTGCATGTCGCTGATGAAGGCCGCTAACCGTCTGCGTTTCAAAGCCGACGAGCGCGCTTACCTTGATGAATGGCCGATGACGGAAGAGCAGAAGCAGGGTGTGCTGACGCGGGACTTGAATCGTTGTTTGGCGGCCGGCGGAAATATTTATTTCCTCGCCAAAATCGGTGCCACCGATGGCTTGTCGTTTCAATACATGGCCGCCAGCATGACCGGCATGAGCCAGTCAGACTATGCAGCTATGATGCTGGCCGGCGGTCGCCATATCGATGGCAATCGTTATATCGGAGAAGAAAAGAAATGA